One Brassica oleracea var. oleracea cultivar TO1000 chromosome C7, BOL, whole genome shotgun sequence genomic window carries:
- the LOC106302060 gene encoding protein polybromo-1-like, with amino-acid sequence MAKTRPGVPSKIKPGRKELDSYTIKGTNKVVRAGDCVLMRPSDAGKPPYVARVEKIEADARNNVKVHCRWYYRPEESLGGRRQFHGAKELFLSDHFDVQSAHTIEGKCIVHTFKNYTRLENVGAEDYYCRFEYKAATGAFTPDRVAVYCKCEMPYNPDDLMVQCEGCKDWYHPACVGMTIEEAKKLDHFVCAECSSDDDVKKSLNGFAASPADDVKVETKRRKR; translated from the exons ATGGCGAAAACTCGACCAGGAGTCCCGTCGAAAATCAAACCTGGGAGGAAGGAGCTTGACTCTTACACCATCAAAGGCACCAACAAAGTCGTCAGAG CTGGAGATTGTGTGTTGATGCGTCCCTCAGATGCTGGTAAGCCACCGTACGTGGCCCGTGTTGAGAAGATCGAAGCGGACGCTAGGAACAACGTGAAGGTGCACTGTCGGTGGTATTACCGCCCTGAGGAGTCCCTTGGCGGCAGGAGACAGTTCCATGGAGCCAAAGAGCTTTTCTTGTCTGACCATTTTGATGTTCAGAGCGCGCACACCATTGAAGGAAAATGCATTGTTCACACCTTCAAGAACTATACGAGGCTCGAAAACGTTGGTGCTGAGGATTATTATTGTAGGTTCGAGTACAAGGCTGCTACTGGTGCATTCACCCCTGACCGAGTTGCTGT GTATTGCAAATGTGAAATGCCTTATAATCCAGACGATCTCATGGTGCAATGTGAAGGTTGCAAAGACTG GTATCATCCTGCGTGTGTGGGAATGACGATTGAAGAAGCAAAGAAGCTTGATCACTTTGTGTGTGCTGAATGCAGTTCTGATGATGATGTCAAGAAATCGCTGAACGGGTTTGCTGCATCTCCAGCTGATGATGTCAAG GTGGAAACAAAGCGCAGAAAAAGATAA